One window of Psychrobacillus sp. FSL H8-0483 genomic DNA carries:
- a CDS encoding ribosomal-processing cysteine protease Prp — MIKVTVMKDQSGLIHSFEMKGHADFAEHGKDLVCAGASAVSFGAVNAIIALTEITPIIEQKGNGGYLYVEVPSITNPEKAANIQLILEAMIVSLQTIEQDYGKYIKITFKQ; from the coding sequence ATGATTAAAGTGACTGTGATGAAAGATCAATCAGGTCTTATTCATTCATTTGAAATGAAAGGACATGCTGATTTTGCAGAACATGGGAAAGATTTAGTTTGTGCAGGTGCTTCTGCTGTATCGTTTGGTGCAGTGAATGCCATTATTGCCCTTACAGAAATCACACCTATAATCGAGCAAAAAGGTAACGGAGGGTATTTATACGTTGAAGTGCCAAGCATTACAAATCCGGAAAAGGCTGCTAATATACAGTTAATTCTAGAGGCGATGATTGTTTCTTTACAAACGATTGAACAAGATTATGGGAAATATATAAAAATAACCTTCAAACAGTAG
- the obgE gene encoding GTPase ObgE, whose protein sequence is MFVDHVKVYVKGGDGGDGMVGFRREKYVPMGGPAGGDGGNGGDVIFVVDEGLRTLMDFRYKRNFKATRGEHGGSKNMHGANADDLFVKVPPGTVVMNEETGQVIADLVEQGQKAVIARGGRGGRGNSRFATAANPAPELSEKGEPGYELSVTLELKVLADVGLVGFPSVGKSTLLSVVSAAKPKIAPYHFTTIVPNLGMVETEDHRSFAMADLPGLIEGAHEGVGLGHQFLRHIERTRVIVHVIDMSGMEGRDPYEDYLTINEELKQYNLRLTERPQIIVANKMDMPDAEENLIAFKEKVGPDMKVFPISAISRQGLQELLFSVADLLEVAPEFPLEQLMEEETETSVMYKHEGQKDDFTITRDDDGAFVLSGGTVERLFKMTDFSREDSIRRFSRQLRGMGIDEALRQRGAKDGDIVRLLKFEFEFIE, encoded by the coding sequence ATGTTTGTCGATCACGTGAAGGTGTATGTAAAAGGTGGAGACGGCGGAGATGGTATGGTTGGATTCCGTCGTGAAAAATATGTTCCTATGGGAGGTCCCGCTGGTGGTGATGGCGGAAACGGTGGAGATGTTATTTTCGTAGTAGATGAAGGTTTACGCACGCTAATGGATTTCCGTTATAAACGCAATTTTAAAGCAACTCGTGGAGAACACGGGGGAAGTAAGAATATGCATGGTGCAAATGCAGATGATTTATTCGTAAAAGTTCCTCCGGGTACTGTTGTGATGAATGAAGAAACTGGACAAGTTATTGCGGATTTAGTAGAGCAAGGTCAAAAAGCAGTAATCGCAAGAGGTGGCCGTGGAGGTCGTGGAAACTCTCGTTTTGCAACGGCAGCAAACCCTGCTCCAGAGCTTTCAGAGAAGGGCGAACCAGGATACGAGTTAAGTGTTACATTAGAACTTAAAGTTCTAGCGGACGTAGGTTTAGTAGGATTCCCAAGTGTGGGTAAATCGACTTTATTATCGGTTGTGTCTGCAGCAAAACCAAAAATTGCTCCGTATCATTTTACAACAATTGTTCCTAATTTAGGAATGGTTGAAACAGAAGATCACCGTAGTTTTGCAATGGCTGATTTACCAGGATTAATCGAAGGCGCACATGAAGGTGTAGGCCTAGGTCATCAATTCCTACGTCATATTGAACGTACACGCGTTATTGTACATGTAATCGATATGTCTGGGATGGAAGGCCGTGATCCTTACGAGGACTATTTAACAATCAATGAAGAGCTAAAACAATATAATCTTCGTTTAACGGAAAGACCTCAGATTATTGTTGCAAATAAAATGGATATGCCAGATGCAGAAGAAAACTTAATTGCATTTAAAGAAAAGGTTGGCCCTGATATGAAGGTCTTCCCAATCTCAGCAATTTCCCGTCAAGGACTGCAAGAATTACTATTTTCTGTAGCTGACTTATTAGAAGTAGCGCCAGAATTCCCGTTAGAACAATTGATGGAAGAAGAAACAGAAACGTCTGTTATGTATAAGCATGAAGGCCAAAAAGATGACTTCACGATTACTAGAGATGATGATGGAGCGTTCGTATTATCTGGTGGGACAGTTGAAAGATTATTTAAAATGACTGATTTCAGTAGAGAAGATTCTATCCGCAGATTCTCAAGACAATTACGTGGTATGGGAATAGATGAAGCATTACGTCAACGTGGAGCAAAAGATGGAGACATCGTAAGACTATTGAAATTTGAATTTGAGTTTATCGAATAG
- a CDS encoding LysM domain-containing protein, giving the protein MQIHIVKKGDTLWKISRSYGVSFEELKKLNAHLANPEYIVPGMKIFIPVTNKTESMTHPYSENRPVKKEMTKKEGVKVQPIQPKQIVKPVQPKQIVQPQPQPQPIPQPPPMPAMPAMPAMPQMPQMPQMPQMPQMPQMPQMPQMPQMPQMPQMPQMQPVQPVCPTHKPKPIQPYSLPFHMMPVPDIDMTPSPQGWRLVESTCIEAISEECESPEMPLPTPRPTPMTAPIAQEMSPMMEEPSPEMQPMYENPPMQQFAYLCSCMPQMHPCMHPQIHPWMHPHMHPHMHPQMHPYGGCPCSQLCYFPVESCPPYPQPYQAF; this is encoded by the coding sequence GTGCAGATTCATATTGTCAAAAAAGGTGACACCCTTTGGAAAATTTCAAGAAGCTATGGTGTTTCTTTTGAAGAATTAAAAAAGTTAAACGCACATCTCGCAAATCCGGAATATATTGTGCCAGGTATGAAGATTTTTATCCCGGTTACAAATAAGACGGAATCGATGACTCATCCGTATAGCGAGAATCGGCCTGTTAAAAAAGAAATGACGAAGAAGGAGGGGGTAAAGGTTCAACCGATACAACCAAAACAAATAGTTAAACCAGTCCAACCAAAGCAAATAGTTCAACCGCAGCCGCAGCCACAACCGATCCCGCAACCGCCACCGATGCCAGCAATGCCAGCAATGCCAGCAATGCCACAGATGCCACAGATGCCACAGATGCCGCAAATGCCGCAAATGCCGCAAATGCCGCAAATGCCGCAAATGCCGCAAATGCCACAGATGCCACAGATGCCACAGATGCAACCGGTTCAGCCAGTTTGCCCTACGCATAAACCAAAACCAATTCAGCCTTATTCGCTTCCATTTCATATGATGCCAGTACCAGACATAGATATGACACCATCTCCTCAAGGGTGGAGATTAGTGGAGTCCACTTGTATTGAAGCAATTAGTGAAGAGTGTGAATCACCCGAAATGCCTTTACCAACACCAAGGCCAACACCAATGACAGCGCCAATTGCGCAGGAAATGTCTCCGATGATGGAAGAACCATCTCCTGAAATGCAACCTATGTATGAAAATCCACCTATGCAGCAATTTGCATATTTGTGTTCATGCATGCCGCAAATGCACCCATGTATGCACCCACAGATACACCCATGGATGCACCCACATATGCACCCACATATGCATCCGCAAATGCACCCATACGGAGGATGTCCATGTTCACAATTATGCTACTTCCCAGTAGAATCATGCCCTCCATATCCACAACCATATCAAGCTTTTTAA
- a CDS encoding phosphotransferase: MWKWKNENGVFSVKKYPSVVQAEKIRFIHNELQYMEKPFVLPVITSSQPDFIIQPWFKGTHSVNYGNEKDRKEVYSLLNRLHKTNRMTSWEDSKVLYPFNLVSKWQNRLLKITEIAYFIESYIGNYKTKHLLLYGEIALRNIGPFSMKERTILHGDVVHHNFLSNGSSYKIIDFDLAVLAPKEMEYILWIHRVLPEIEYDIHFLLSEFPVLEEIVSKHKEALMFPNELYREWLYAFGLPVERKQKFIDQLVPYTNKALTNWANLCYNLSQL, translated from the coding sequence GTGTGGAAGTGGAAAAATGAAAATGGAGTATTTTCCGTAAAGAAATATCCTTCCGTGGTGCAGGCGGAAAAAATTCGTTTTATTCATAATGAATTGCAATATATGGAAAAACCATTTGTATTACCTGTTATCACTTCTTCTCAGCCCGATTTTATTATTCAGCCTTGGTTTAAAGGAACGCACTCAGTTAATTATGGTAATGAAAAAGATCGGAAAGAGGTCTATTCATTATTGAATCGATTGCATAAAACAAACCGGATGACTTCGTGGGAAGATAGTAAAGTTCTTTATCCATTCAATCTAGTTTCAAAGTGGCAAAATCGATTATTGAAAATAACAGAAATTGCATATTTCATCGAATCCTATATCGGTAATTACAAAACAAAGCATCTTTTGTTATATGGTGAGATTGCACTTCGAAACATTGGACCATTTAGTATGAAAGAACGTACTATTTTGCATGGTGATGTCGTCCACCATAATTTTTTATCGAATGGCTCTTCGTATAAGATTATTGATTTTGATCTTGCAGTTCTTGCTCCTAAAGAAATGGAATATATTTTATGGATTCATCGGGTACTTCCTGAAATTGAATACGATATTCATTTTTTACTTAGTGAATTTCCCGTATTAGAGGAAATTGTAAGCAAGCATAAAGAAGCTTTGATGTTTCCAAATGAATTATATAGAGAATGGTTATATGCATTTGGTTTACCGGTAGAAAGAAAACAAAAATTTATAGATCAGTTAGTTCCATATACGAACAAAGCTTTAACCAATTGGGCTAATTTGTGCTATAATTTAAGTCAGCTATAA
- a CDS encoding ACT domain-containing protein: MKDVTNQRFFLVREDVLTEAMQKTLDAKHLLQSGKVSSIWDAVKEVDLSRSAFYKYRDAVFPFHSIVQERILTVFLQLEDREGTLARLLQLIADSACNVLTIHQTIPIQGRASVTLSLDVTAMTRELEEFINEMKRLDFVESAEVISSGAL, encoded by the coding sequence ATGAAAGATGTTACAAACCAGCGCTTTTTTTTAGTACGAGAAGATGTGCTTACTGAAGCAATGCAAAAAACTTTGGATGCAAAGCATCTTCTTCAATCTGGGAAAGTATCTTCTATTTGGGACGCAGTAAAAGAAGTTGACTTATCCCGAAGTGCTTTTTATAAATATCGTGATGCGGTTTTTCCGTTCCATTCGATTGTGCAAGAAAGAATATTAACAGTATTTTTACAGTTAGAAGATAGAGAAGGAACGCTCGCAAGATTACTCCAACTCATAGCAGACTCAGCATGTAATGTATTAACTATTCACCAAACGATACCAATTCAAGGCAGAGCAAGTGTGACGTTATCGCTAGATGTCACAGCAATGACAAGGGAATTAGAGGAATTCATAAATGAAATGAAGCGACTAGACTTTGTCGAATCAGCGGAAGTTATTAGTTCTGGTGCTTTATAA
- the mreD gene encoding rod shape-determining protein MreD, whose product MIRFLVIIVSVLLFYMEPIFGLFSPIELNGDFYVLVPRFLIMYLIFVSIYYDRKRAMLYALFFGLLYDVFFIDIIGLYSFIYPLMCLVASYVVKFVHQHLIVATILTLILVAVVESLLFLFYTFIGIKTMSFTNFYQYNLIPTMIANLVFLLMFGWAFKYILLNRFNQKALLLQK is encoded by the coding sequence ATGATTCGTTTTCTAGTAATTATTGTGTCGGTTCTATTATTTTATATGGAACCGATTTTTGGCCTATTTTCTCCAATTGAATTAAATGGAGATTTTTATGTTTTAGTACCACGCTTTTTAATCATGTATTTAATATTTGTCTCCATTTATTACGACCGCAAACGAGCGATGTTATACGCTTTGTTTTTTGGGCTCTTGTATGATGTCTTTTTCATTGATATTATTGGATTATATTCTTTTATTTACCCATTAATGTGTTTAGTTGCAAGCTATGTTGTTAAGTTTGTCCATCAGCACTTAATAGTCGCTACTATTTTGACGCTAATTCTAGTAGCTGTAGTTGAATCATTATTATTCTTATTTTATACATTCATTGGTATTAAAACGATGTCGTTTACTAATTTTTATCAATATAATCTCATCCCCACGATGATAGCTAATCTAGTATTCCTATTAATGTTTGGGTGGGCATTTAAATATATTCTTCTAAATCGGTTTAATCAAAAAGCATTACTTCTTCAAAAATAA
- the ruvB gene encoding Holliday junction branch migration DNA helicase RuvB gives MTERVISSEISNFDEPFEQSLRPQLLAQYIGQEKIKHNLEIFIEAAKMRNESLDHCLLYGPPGLGKTTLASVIANEMDVQIRMTSGPAIERPGDLAAIVSSLEPGDVLFIDEIHRLNRSIEEVLYPAMEDFCLDIVVGKGPAARSVRLDLPPFTLVGATTRAGALSAPLRDRFGVLLRLDYYDEAALTSIVVRSADLFNASIDYESAGEIARRARGTPRIANRLLKRVRDYAQVRGNGHISIDMAREALELLQVDPRGLDHIDHKLINAMIERFRGGPVGLDTIAASIGEESTTIEDVYEPYLMQIGFIQRSPRGRIVTSLAYEHLGIPLPIERNN, from the coding sequence ATGACAGAACGTGTGATTTCGAGCGAAATTTCTAATTTTGATGAGCCATTTGAGCAATCACTCCGTCCGCAGTTATTAGCACAATATATTGGGCAAGAGAAGATTAAGCATAACCTAGAGATTTTCATTGAAGCAGCAAAAATGAGAAATGAAAGTTTAGATCATTGTCTTTTGTATGGACCTCCTGGACTTGGTAAAACGACACTTGCTTCTGTAATTGCGAATGAAATGGACGTCCAGATACGCATGACTAGTGGGCCAGCAATCGAGCGCCCTGGAGATTTAGCAGCTATTGTTAGTTCACTAGAGCCTGGAGATGTATTGTTTATTGATGAAATACATCGCTTAAATCGCTCTATAGAAGAAGTACTATATCCTGCAATGGAAGACTTTTGCTTAGACATAGTTGTTGGGAAGGGTCCAGCTGCAAGGAGTGTCCGACTTGATTTGCCACCTTTTACATTGGTAGGCGCAACGACAAGAGCAGGTGCATTATCTGCGCCATTACGAGATCGTTTTGGTGTTTTACTTCGACTTGATTATTACGATGAAGCAGCACTTACGTCCATTGTTGTACGGAGTGCGGATCTTTTTAATGCGTCCATTGATTATGAATCCGCTGGAGAAATTGCTAGGCGTGCCAGAGGGACACCGCGTATTGCCAATCGTTTATTGAAAAGAGTTCGAGATTACGCGCAAGTCCGAGGAAATGGGCATATATCAATCGACATGGCGAGGGAAGCTCTAGAACTACTGCAAGTAGATCCTCGCGGTTTAGATCATATTGATCACAAGCTAATCAATGCAATGATTGAACGTTTTAGAGGGGGACCCGTCGGACTGGACACAATTGCGGCGAGTATTGGTGAAGAGTCTACAACTATTGAAGATGTATACGAGCCATACTTGATGCAAATCGGTTTTATTCAACGTTCCCCACGTGGAAGAATTGTTACATCGCTCGCATATGAGCATTTAGGAATACCGTTACCGATTGAAAGAAACAACTAA
- the minC gene encoding septum site-determining protein MinC yields the protein MTKKQLISIKGTKEGLVLRLDDQCSYTELLEELAKKVSDEGFEGQAEVLLQLGYRYCNDEQAKEIINCVQQTEHLRVTKIQSEVMTVEECNRRLLENQSETYVGIVRSGQVITAVGDLVIIGDVNPNGRVVAGGNVFVLGRLKGIAHAGSSGNRDAVIAASWLEATHLIIDNVVEMMTEESGILSEKPEMECAYLHTNGSIAIDRLQDLRLLRPNISTFKGGS from the coding sequence TTGACGAAAAAGCAGTTAATATCGATTAAAGGAACGAAAGAGGGCCTTGTATTACGTTTAGACGATCAGTGTTCATATACAGAGCTTTTAGAAGAGTTAGCGAAAAAGGTATCTGATGAAGGTTTTGAAGGTCAAGCTGAAGTGCTATTACAACTGGGATATCGATATTGCAATGACGAACAGGCAAAAGAAATTATTAACTGTGTACAACAAACGGAACATCTTCGAGTAACAAAGATTCAAAGTGAAGTAATGACTGTGGAAGAATGTAATAGAAGATTACTAGAAAACCAGTCAGAAACGTACGTTGGAATTGTTCGATCAGGACAAGTAATAACGGCAGTAGGTGACCTAGTAATCATTGGAGATGTTAATCCGAATGGACGAGTTGTTGCTGGTGGTAATGTGTTTGTACTCGGTAGGCTAAAAGGTATTGCACATGCCGGTTCTAGTGGGAATAGAGATGCGGTAATAGCAGCCTCTTGGTTAGAGGCAACGCATCTAATCATTGATAATGTCGTTGAAATGATGACAGAGGAGTCAGGTATTCTATCAGAGAAACCAGAAATGGAATGTGCTTATTTACATACAAATGGTTCTATCGCAATTGACCGTTTACAAGACCTTCGATTGTTAAGACCAAATATATCAACATTTAAAGGAGGAAGCTAA
- the ruvA gene encoding Holliday junction branch migration protein RuvA, translating into MYDYIKGQVTRVTPEYVVLEQQGIGYQLFTPNPFAFRKSEEVIQVFTHFHVREDAQQLMGFLTLAQRELFRKLILVSGIGPKGALAILASGEPTHVIQAIEREDESFLVKFPGVGKKTARQMILDLKGKLHDLIDIELMEFEDDEPNLFVDSETEHELEEAMLALTALGYSERELSKVRPQLKTNKELQTTDEFMKKALQLLFSGK; encoded by the coding sequence ATGTATGATTACATAAAAGGCCAGGTGACACGGGTGACACCTGAGTACGTAGTACTAGAACAACAAGGAATAGGATATCAGCTTTTTACACCAAATCCATTTGCCTTTAGAAAGAGTGAAGAAGTCATTCAAGTGTTTACGCATTTTCATGTAAGAGAAGATGCGCAGCAATTAATGGGCTTTTTGACATTAGCGCAAAGAGAGTTATTTCGAAAGCTTATTCTCGTATCTGGTATAGGTCCAAAAGGGGCCTTAGCGATTTTAGCTAGTGGCGAACCGACTCATGTGATTCAAGCAATCGAACGAGAAGATGAATCATTTTTAGTGAAATTTCCAGGAGTCGGGAAAAAAACCGCTCGTCAAATGATTTTAGATTTAAAAGGAAAATTACATGATTTAATCGATATAGAACTGATGGAATTCGAAGACGACGAACCAAATTTATTTGTAGATAGTGAAACAGAGCATGAATTAGAAGAAGCAATGCTTGCTCTGACAGCACTTGGCTATTCGGAACGTGAACTTTCAAAAGTCCGTCCACAATTGAAGACAAATAAAGAGCTTCAAACAACGGATGAGTTTATGAAAAAAGCTTTACAATTATTATTTTCCGGGAAATAA
- a CDS encoding transcription repressor NadR, with product MKKLKGAERRSWIFSYLKEQDQPVTGTELAKQANVSRQVIVNDITLLKATNIPIVSTSQGYILLPDKENSAYFQKRVACNHQSKDSEDELLTLVDAGVTVENVTVEHPVYGEITSAIMVSNRHDVEMFLKKVRETEASFLLELTSGIHLHLLSAPTEEILNRGIGAIQRKGYVIKE from the coding sequence TTGAAAAAGTTAAAAGGGGCAGAACGTAGAAGTTGGATCTTTTCTTATTTAAAAGAACAAGATCAGCCAGTAACAGGGACAGAGCTTGCTAAGCAAGCAAATGTCAGCCGACAGGTAATTGTAAATGATATTACTTTATTAAAGGCTACGAATATCCCTATTGTGTCTACAAGTCAAGGGTATATTTTATTACCAGACAAAGAGAATAGTGCTTATTTTCAAAAACGTGTTGCATGTAATCATCAATCAAAAGATTCGGAAGATGAGCTACTCACATTAGTAGACGCCGGGGTTACGGTAGAAAATGTCACGGTAGAGCATCCTGTATACGGAGAAATCACCTCTGCCATCATGGTTTCTAACCGTCATGATGTAGAAATGTTTTTAAAGAAAGTTAGAGAAACAGAAGCATCTTTTTTGTTGGAACTTACTTCCGGTATTCATCTCCACCTTCTATCTGCACCAACAGAAGAAATTTTAAACCGCGGAATAGGAGCTATTCAAAGAAAAGGATATGTAATTAAAGAATAG
- the pheA gene encoding prephenate dehydratase has protein sequence MSTQQVAYLGPEASFTHLATKCLFQHNQLVPIRTIPEAIEAVASGKVDIAVVPIENALEGTVPLTIDYLFHEADVYVIAEILAPIEQHLMVHPANEKRWEDITTVYSHPHALAQCHKFLYNRFRKVPLEQSTSTAAAAKFVSENEQACIAAIGNTSAATEYGLKIVEHNIHDFHFNHTRFFVLSQKNKSIQQPGHTDQIKTTVMITLPKDDRSGALHQVLSVFAWRQLNLSKIESRPLKTGLGQYFFIIDVLEDERTPMMVGAVEELKALGCEVKSLGSYNTYETETEAPAD, from the coding sequence TTGTCAACTCAACAAGTGGCTTACCTCGGACCGGAAGCTTCTTTTACCCATTTAGCAACGAAGTGTTTATTCCAACATAATCAATTAGTTCCAATACGAACGATACCAGAAGCCATTGAAGCAGTCGCTAGTGGTAAAGTGGATATTGCTGTCGTACCAATCGAAAATGCGTTAGAAGGTACAGTTCCATTAACGATTGATTATTTATTTCATGAAGCAGATGTGTATGTCATTGCTGAAATACTAGCACCAATAGAACAGCATTTAATGGTACATCCAGCCAATGAAAAAAGATGGGAAGACATAACGACTGTCTATTCTCATCCCCATGCTCTCGCTCAGTGCCATAAGTTTTTGTATAATCGCTTTAGAAAAGTCCCACTTGAACAATCAACTTCAACAGCAGCTGCAGCAAAATTTGTTTCTGAAAATGAACAAGCATGTATTGCTGCAATTGGAAATACATCCGCTGCTACTGAGTATGGATTAAAAATCGTTGAGCATAATATTCATGATTTTCATTTTAATCACACTCGTTTCTTTGTACTCTCCCAAAAGAATAAGAGTATCCAACAACCTGGCCATACAGATCAAATAAAGACGACTGTGATGATCACATTGCCAAAAGACGATCGTTCTGGGGCATTGCATCAAGTACTTTCTGTTTTTGCATGGAGACAGCTGAATTTAAGCAAAATTGAATCCCGACCTTTAAAAACTGGACTAGGGCAATACTTTTTCATCATTGATGTACTAGAAGATGAAAGAACTCCTATGATGGTAGGTGCAGTGGAAGAATTAAAAGCTTTAGGCTGTGAAGTGAAGTCTCTTGGATCTTACAATACATACGAAACGGAAACAGAAGCGCCTGCAGATTGA
- the minD gene encoding septum site-determining protein MinD: MGEAIVITSGKGGVGKTTTTANLGTALALQGKKVCLMDTDIGLRNLDVVLGLENRIIYDLVDVVEGRCKIHQALVKDKRFEDKLYLLPAAQTTDKNAVTPDQMRELVTELKRDYDYVLIDCPAGIEQGYKNAIAGADKAIVVTTPEISAVRDADRIIGLLEQEQSIDPPKLIINRIRQHLMVKGEALDINEITTHLSIDLLGIIPDDENVITSSNKGEPVVMDPSNRAALGYRNIARRILGESVPLMSMDTQKKGVMSKIKSIFSK, encoded by the coding sequence GTGGGAGAAGCAATCGTAATAACTTCAGGGAAAGGTGGTGTCGGTAAAACGACTACAACTGCAAACCTTGGAACTGCATTGGCTTTGCAAGGAAAGAAAGTTTGTTTAATGGACACGGATATTGGTTTAAGAAACTTGGATGTGGTTCTTGGACTTGAAAATAGAATTATATATGACCTAGTAGATGTCGTGGAAGGTCGTTGTAAGATTCATCAAGCGCTTGTAAAAGATAAGCGTTTTGAAGATAAGTTATACTTATTACCAGCAGCGCAAACGACAGATAAAAACGCTGTCACTCCAGACCAAATGAGAGAGCTTGTGACAGAGCTGAAGCGTGATTATGATTATGTTTTAATCGATTGTCCAGCAGGGATTGAGCAAGGGTATAAAAATGCAATTGCTGGAGCAGATAAAGCAATTGTTGTCACAACGCCTGAGATTTCTGCAGTTCGTGATGCTGATCGAATTATTGGCTTACTAGAACAAGAGCAATCAATTGATCCTCCTAAGCTAATTATTAACCGCATTCGCCAACATTTAATGGTGAAAGGCGAAGCGCTTGATATAAACGAAATTACAACACATTTATCCATAGATTTATTGGGAATAATACCAGACGATGAGAATGTTATTACTTCTTCCAATAAAGGAGAACCTGTTGTAATGGATCCAAGTAATAGAGCAGCACTTGGGTACCGCAACATTGCACGGCGTATTCTAGGTGAATCTGTACCTTTAATGTCAATGGATACGCAAAAAAAAGGTGTAATGTCTAAAATTAAATCTATCTTCTCTAAATAA
- a CDS encoding Spo0B domain-containing protein: MSHKPITINEILRHSMHDFLNQMHLIQMNLDMGRQEEAKNLIHMYSQKCNQFFDINNAGLLKTNEWLQTFTMKYNHMTLDVQTSLLKRGAEKYDVALRDYLDRFVQSVYPNLRGYQEQLLKVHINSDELLEIFIEITGDWSPYSWMDEISNELFRIERLVNTENQIKCKLIASERLE, encoded by the coding sequence ATGAGTCATAAACCAATAACAATAAATGAAATACTTCGCCATTCCATGCATGATTTTTTAAATCAAATGCATCTAATTCAAATGAATCTAGATATGGGTAGACAAGAGGAAGCAAAGAATTTAATTCATATGTATTCACAGAAATGTAATCAGTTCTTCGATATAAATAACGCTGGATTATTAAAAACGAATGAATGGTTGCAGACGTTTACTATGAAGTATAATCACATGACTTTAGATGTTCAAACATCTCTTCTAAAACGTGGAGCAGAAAAATACGATGTTGCACTTCGGGATTATTTAGATCGGTTTGTTCAATCCGTTTACCCGAACCTTAGAGGATATCAAGAGCAATTACTTAAAGTTCATATCAATTCAGATGAATTATTGGAGATTTTTATTGAAATCACTGGAGATTGGTCTCCCTATTCGTGGATGGATGAAATATCGAATGAATTATTTCGAATAGAAAGACTGGTAAATACAGAAAACCAAATAAAATGTAAACTAATTGCAAGTGAAAGATTGGAGTGA
- the rplU gene encoding 50S ribosomal protein L21: MYAIIETGGKQIKVEQGQEIYIEKLDANADEVVTFDKVLFVGGNDVKVGAPFVEGATVTAKVVKNGKAKKIIVFKYKAKKNYRKKQGHRQPYTKLVVESISL, encoded by the coding sequence ATGTACGCAATTATTGAAACTGGTGGAAAACAAATCAAAGTTGAACAAGGGCAAGAAATCTACATTGAAAAATTAGATGCTAACGCTGATGAAGTTGTAACTTTTGATAAAGTTCTATTCGTAGGTGGAAATGATGTTAAAGTTGGTGCTCCATTCGTGGAAGGTGCTACAGTTACAGCGAAAGTTGTAAAAAATGGCAAAGCTAAAAAAATCATCGTTTTCAAATACAAAGCTAAAAAGAACTACCGTAAAAAACAAGGTCATCGTCAACCATACACTAAATTAGTAGTAGAATCTATTAGCTTATAA
- the rpmA gene encoding 50S ribosomal protein L27: MLKLNLQFFASKKGVGSTRNGRDSQSKRLGAKRADGQFVSGGSILYRQRGTKIHPGENVGRGGDDTLFAKVDGVVRFERFGRDKKKVSVYPVAQEA; the protein is encoded by the coding sequence ATGTTAAAATTAAATCTTCAGTTTTTCGCATCCAAAAAGGGAGTAGGTTCGACTCGTAACGGTCGTGACTCTCAATCGAAACGTCTTGGCGCTAAACGTGCTGACGGACAATTCGTATCAGGCGGATCAATTTTATACCGTCAACGCGGTACTAAAATTCACCCGGGTGAAAACGTTGGACGTGGTGGAGATGACACACTTTTTGCGAAAGTTGACGGTGTAGTGCGCTTTGAGCGTTTCGGCCGCGACAAGAAAAAAGTAAGTGTATATCCTGTAGCTCAAGAAGCTTAA